In one window of Saprospiraceae bacterium DNA:
- the infA gene encoding translation initiation factor IF-1, which produces MAKKDLIVQDGIIEEALSNAMFRVRLQNDHLIIATISGKMRMNYIRILPGDKVSVEMSPYDLSRGRITYRYK; this is translated from the coding sequence ATGGCAAAAAAAGACCTGATAGTCCAGGATGGAATCATAGAAGAAGCCCTTTCAAACGCCATGTTTAGAGTTAGACTTCAAAATGACCACCTGATCATCGCCACGATTTCCGGGAAGATGAGGATGAATTATATCAGGATTTTGCCAGGCGATAAAGTTTCGGTAGAAATGAGCCCTTACGATTTATCGAGGGGACGAATAACATATAGATATAAATAA
- the rpmJ gene encoding 50S ribosomal protein L36, translating into MKVRTSVKKRTADCKFVRRKGRLYIINKKNPKFKQRQG; encoded by the coding sequence ATGAAAGTCAGGACCTCCGTAAAAAAACGCACCGCTGATTGCAAGTTTGTCCGCAGAAAGGGCAGGCTTTATATCATTAACAAGAAAAATCCAAAATTTAAACAACGTCAAGGTTAG
- the rpsM gene encoding 30S ribosomal protein S13: MARISGIDLPRNKRGVIGLTYIYGIGPTSAKNILAKVGLNESVRVQDWSNDQVQAIAKVIQEDYRVEGELRSDVQLSIKRLMDIASYRGIRHRKGLPVRGQRTKTNARTRKGKRKTVANKKKATK; this comes from the coding sequence ATGGCTCGTATATCAGGAATAGATTTACCAAGAAACAAAAGAGGCGTCATAGGCCTCACTTACATTTATGGAATCGGCCCGACATCGGCTAAGAATATTCTTGCCAAGGTTGGACTGAATGAAAGTGTACGCGTTCAGGACTGGTCAAATGATCAGGTTCAAGCCATTGCCAAAGTGATCCAGGAGGATTACAGAGTCGAGGGGGAACTTCGTTCTGATGTACAGTTGAGCATCAAAAGGTTGATGGATATTGCCAGTTACCGGGGTATTCGCCACAGAAAAGGGCTGCCGGTGAGAGGACAAAGAACGAAGACAAATGCACGTACGCGTAAAGGAAAGCGTAAGACGGTTGCAAACAAGAAAAAAGCTACTAAATAA
- the rpsK gene encoding 30S ribosomal protein S11, protein MAKGKKAKKRKVKVDADGLAYIQATFNNIIISLTNKTGEVISWASAGKSGFKGSKKNTPFAAQMSANSAASTAYEAGMRSAEVYVKGPGSGREAAIRGLDSSGIRITKITDLTPIPHNGCRPPKHRRV, encoded by the coding sequence ATGGCAAAAGGTAAAAAAGCAAAAAAGAGGAAAGTCAAAGTCGATGCCGATGGTTTGGCTTACATTCAGGCAACTTTCAACAACATCATCATTTCACTGACCAATAAAACAGGTGAGGTGATTTCGTGGGCAAGCGCAGGCAAATCGGGTTTCAAAGGTTCAAAAAAGAATACGCCGTTTGCAGCACAGATGTCCGCCAACAGTGCAGCATCAACCGCTTATGAAGCGGGCATGCGTTCTGCTGAAGTCTATGTAAAAGGCCCGGGCTCCGGAAGAGAAGCGGCCATTCGCGGATTGGATTCTTCGGGTATCCGCATTACTAAAATTACGGACTTGACGCCTATTCCGCACAATGGATGCAGGCCTCCAAAACACAGAAGGGTTTAA
- the rpsD gene encoding 30S ribosomal protein S4: MARYTGPVTKKSRSFGQSLTGYDKSFERKKYAPGQHGPSRRKKQRSDYALQLIEKQKAKYTYGVLERQFRNIFQDAHKKGGITGENLFQYLEARLDNTVYRMGISPTRKGARQLVSHRHIMVNGKLVNIPSARLRPGDVITVRGKSQGLEFIRHNVAQKTDTRKFSWLEWNSDKMEGKFIQYPTRDQVPEPINEQLIVELYSK; encoded by the coding sequence ATGGCAAGATATACTGGACCGGTTACTAAAAAATCAAGATCTTTTGGACAATCCCTTACCGGATATGACAAATCATTTGAACGCAAAAAATATGCTCCGGGTCAGCATGGTCCGTCGCGCAGAAAGAAGCAGCGTTCGGATTATGCATTGCAATTGATCGAAAAGCAAAAAGCAAAATATACCTACGGAGTGCTCGAAAGACAATTCAGAAACATTTTCCAGGATGCTCATAAGAAAGGTGGCATTACCGGGGAAAATCTGTTTCAATACCTCGAGGCCCGTTTGGATAATACAGTTTACAGGATGGGAATTTCACCTACGCGTAAAGGTGCCCGTCAGCTGGTTTCTCACAGACACATCATGGTCAATGGAAAACTGGTCAACATACCGTCTGCAAGACTTAGACCGGGAGACGTGATTACCGTTCGAGGCAAATCTCAGGGTCTCGAATTCATCCGCCACAATGTTGCACAAAAAACCGATACGCGCAAATTTTCATGGCTGGAATGGAATTCTGATAAAATGGAAGGAAAATTTATTCAATATCCTACCCGCGATCAGGTTCCGGAACCGATCAACGAACAGCTTATTGTCGAATTGTATT